Proteins found in one Streptococcus iniae genomic segment:
- the thrC gene encoding threonine synthase: MVLVYQSTRDAKNQVSASQAILSGLAKDGGLFTPLKMPELHLDFDKLQFASYQEVAKLILKAFFDDFTDQELDDCIHSAYDSKFDTKTIAPLVSLSDSYHLELFHGSTIAFKDMALSILPYLLTTAAKKQGVSDKIVILTATSGDTGKAAMAGFAGVDNTEIIVFYPRDGVSKIQELQMTTQEGDNTHVIAIDGNFDDAQTDVKRMFNDPQFSEKLAKNGMQLSSANSMNIGRLIPQVVYYVYAYAQLVRSGAIKQGEKINITVPTGNFGNILAAYYAKAIGLPVNQLICASNENNVLTDFFTEKVYDKNRSFKVTTSPSMDILVSSNLERLIFHLLGNDAEKTKELMLALQSHGKYQLNHFNKEIMGLFKAGSADEAMTAKEIETIFAKDGYVIDPHTAVASAVYRKYCEQSGDKTPTIIVSTASPYKFPRVVVEAIQGVEPRDDFEALQILEELSKVPLSNAVKGLQESPVRHQTQIEHKQMQTAVEKHLGV, encoded by the coding sequence ATGGTGTTAGTCTATCAATCAACGCGTGATGCAAAAAATCAAGTATCTGCAAGTCAAGCGATTTTATCAGGTTTAGCAAAAGATGGTGGGCTGTTTACACCTCTTAAGATGCCAGAGCTTCATTTAGATTTTGACAAGCTACAGTTTGCAAGCTATCAAGAAGTTGCTAAACTTATTTTGAAAGCATTTTTTGATGACTTTACAGATCAAGAGTTGGATGATTGTATTCACTCAGCTTACGATAGCAAGTTTGACACAAAAACAATAGCACCTCTGGTTAGTCTGTCTGATTCTTATCATTTAGAGCTTTTTCATGGTTCAACCATTGCTTTTAAAGACATGGCCTTATCAATCCTACCTTATCTATTAACGACAGCAGCTAAAAAGCAAGGTGTTAGTGATAAAATTGTTATCTTAACCGCAACTTCAGGAGATACAGGTAAGGCTGCTATGGCAGGTTTTGCAGGTGTTGACAATACTGAAATTATTGTTTTTTATCCTCGTGACGGCGTTAGTAAGATTCAAGAGTTGCAAATGACAACTCAAGAAGGTGACAATACCCATGTTATTGCTATTGATGGTAATTTTGATGATGCTCAAACAGATGTTAAACGGATGTTCAATGATCCTCAATTCTCAGAAAAACTTGCAAAAAATGGGATGCAGTTGTCTTCAGCAAACTCGATGAATATTGGTCGTCTGATTCCGCAAGTTGTTTATTATGTCTATGCCTATGCGCAATTGGTTAGAAGCGGAGCCATTAAGCAAGGAGAAAAAATTAACATCACTGTCCCAACTGGAAATTTCGGAAATATTTTAGCCGCTTATTATGCTAAAGCAATTGGTCTTCCAGTTAATCAGCTCATTTGTGCTTCTAATGAAAACAATGTTTTAACAGATTTCTTTACGGAAAAGGTTTATGATAAAAACCGCTCCTTTAAGGTAACAACAAGTCCTTCAATGGATATTTTAGTCTCATCTAATTTAGAGCGCCTGATTTTCCATCTTTTGGGGAATGATGCTGAGAAAACTAAGGAATTGATGCTTGCTTTGCAAAGCCACGGAAAATACCAATTAAACCACTTTAACAAAGAGATTATGGGCCTCTTTAAAGCAGGCTCTGCCGATGAAGCTATGACGGCAAAAGAGATTGAAACTATTTTTGCTAAAGATGGTTATGTTATCGACCCTCATACGGCAGTTGCTTCTGCGGTTTATCGTAAGTACTGTGAACAAAGTGGTGATAAAACACCTACTATTATTGTTTCTACAGCAAGTCCTTATAAATTCCCGCGAGTGGTTGTTGAAGCTATTCAGGGTGTAGAACCAAGAGATGACTTTGAAGCTTTGCAAATCTTGGAAGAACTGTCAAAAGTGCCACTTTCTAATGCTGTTAAAGGCTTGCAAGAAAGTCCGGTTAGACATCAAACACAGATTGAGCATAAACAAATGCAAACGGCTGTTGAAAAACATTTAGGAGTATAA